The region GGCCGGCGCATTAGTTCATTCCTTTGGCACGCTCGCAACACCTGTTTCGGAAGAGTGAAGTGTCCGGTCGGTGTTACTCTTTCTTTTTGCTCCCTTTATGCATGCGATATCTATCACTAGCCTTTGTTTCCACTGCGGAACCCATCTTGCGACGAGAGATTTTCCGCGTCTGCTGCAATCTCCATGGTTTTGTTGAAGGAGGCGAAGCTGTTGGGAGCGCACGTTGGTTAATTAGTGCGATATGCTGTTTGTCCCCGCCTGCCGGCATCGACGTTACGAACGTGTTAGGCACTGAGAACCAAGTTCACTTTGAATGATAGTCATTAAGAAAACTAGTCCGCGATGCTTAGTTGCTGTGTACGATAGCATATTTTtatatgtagaaaaaaaaaaagagaactgcCTGTCTCGAGTGATGGAGTCACGGCCTGATTGATTAAGGAGTTGTAGTTTTGACTTCAATAACTATTGTCTAGGGTAAGGTACTTCTCGCAGTTTACAATTTATGTTAAAGCGTTATGGCTCGCACCGCCAGATTCACGATGTGCATGGTCACTTCAAGCACAGTATGTTCTACATTTGCACTTTTAttggttttttttattattattttactcCTAATTTCTCTCCCTTTTTTCTATCCTTTTCAAATGGGCAGGTTCGGTGTTCCTTTCAGGAGGCAATTGCTAGCCTGATTCTTTCGCAGTGTACGTGTTTATATATATTtgtatgattaataataataattggttATTCTCCATGCATTTCCCCTGTTTCTCTGTCCCTCCCTCTCAAGAGTACGTGTTCACAGCGACACGATCAGaacctcataattatatcgtttGCTTTCGTGAATACTGGTTAGTTACTGTGTCATAGTTACCGTGTATGTTACCCTGTAAACTGAAAAGACGATTCTGTGAACCACGCGTTCCTCCTCTTTACTTTGCTTTCTTCTGCTGTAACAAAACAGGGACAGGGCATCACATGGCATCTTCGCGAGCTACGACGAGCGACTTCGAGTGGCGCCTGCCCTGAACCACGTAATCCTGACGGGATGCACCGGAAGCTGCGCAAGAGCGTCATCTGGACGGCCCTCGGCGCGAGCGCAGTCACGTTACTCTTCACCTGCACCACTTTCAAGACCTGCATCCTGCGCGATGGCACACCTCAGAAGAGCGCCATCGAGGTTCCCGTCCTCCGGAGCATCCTGTCCACTTACACCGATGTCTTCACCCTGCCGCCATTCAGACTGGACTCGCAGTCATTGTACCGAGTCTACGAGAATGCTATCGAAGGCGACAAGCGGCCGTTCGATAGAGCAGTCGTGTGTTTGTCCACCATCGCTTCGCTGGACCATCTGCACTGGCTACGTGAGCTCTCCGAGCACTGGACCGGCCCGGTGTCGGTGGCTGTGTTCTTCAGGGAGGACTTCGACCTGCAGCTAATGGTGACGTATGTGCACGTGCTCAGGGTGTGCTTCCCGGCCATCAGGGAGAACTTCAGTTTTCACTTTATGTCGCCCGCGGATAGGAACGACAGTGGTGCGAAAGATACGTTCGCGTGGGAAGACGTCGACAAACCGCTGTTCTGTGACAGCCACCGTGCTCTGTTGCGTGCCTTTCTGTCAATCACGCGGAGGCGAGGCTGGCCCCGCTTGCTTTTCCCGCAGAACCACCTAAGAAACGTCGCCCGTGATGGCTGCGTTTCCAGCCCGTATTTCTACGCGACGGACGTGGACGTGATGCCGCAGTACGGACTGTATGATCGGCTGTCCGCCTTCCTGCTGCGGCAACCGCCTTGTACAAAGTGCCTTTACGTCGTGCCTGCTTTCGAAGGCACCGAATTTGTCACCCATCCGAGGACCAAGAGCGCTTTGCTCAGCAGGTAAGCGAAAGCGAGGCACCAGTGAACGTTGACGTTAGGAGAGAGGAAAGAAAAGTTTTGTCGACTGGGAAAACGTGCTATATGCTTTAAGCATATTACGAAAGGAAATGCCTCATACGAGTTTATTGTTAGCGAATGAAAAGTAGCCAATAACGAGGAATCAATGGCGTTTTACTTCTCAAACTCGCCGCGTGTGTCCTGAGAAGTTTCAGGTAGTGTGCGGGACTTTCAAATCGTTTTTGATCCCTTCGATCTTTCAATATTTATCAAAATTCTTGTTTTAGTATATAATTGATTTCGTGGTTAATATATAACATATGCAGGTTATAAAACGAATACATCTGGCTCGGTGCACGTAACTATGTACATTTCTACGCACACAAGAAACAGCCCGGGCCCACCGAAAAGGGTCCTAAAAGCTTTTGCGGCGTCCCAAAACGAGGGTGCGATAGAGAACGAGTACGGTACTACATGATCACGCTGTCCTGGGCGTTAATTTTCTCGTCCAGTCTTTCAGACAAGACCATACTGACTCACGCATCTGAGAGTGCCAAGACtgcttttgttcttgtttctTAGGCGCTCCGCGCGCGATAGTTATTGCTGCCTTTTCTTAATGTTTGTTTTTCGCTGTTCTACATTCTTATAAACTAAGACATTGCTTGATATTTTTAGTGCTTATTTTAGTCGCATATTCTGATACTTTGCGTTTACGTTGACTTATCAATTTATTTTGTCTTTTTAACCTCCCATTCTTGCAACCAACACCTCATTACCCTAGAACAGGAAACAGGAAAGACTTCCGAGTGTATCACGCGGTGGCGTTCAGCAAAAACCAGCGGGCCACGAATTTCAACAAATGGAGGAAAGTCCCGAGCAAGAGCGACCTCTTCGTAGCTTACGAAGCTGTCTTCGAATTCGGCTACGAGTGCTTCTACGTCGGTCCTCACGACGTACCCAAGTTTCGCGAGATATTCATCGGTTACGGATTCACGAGAAACGTCCAGGTACTTGTCAGTCGTTGTGCAGAGCTCGCACTTTAAGAGAAGTATTTCGCAACCATACTGTACCTACTAATATTGCATGTGCTATAACTGCACTCAAAAGGTTCATTTGCTTTTATATAAGCAATGTAATTGAAAGTGCTCATCATTTTATCTTTCCACAAAGCGATCTCAAGAAGTTAATGCAGACAAGTGCCGAAGTTAAATGTTAAGCATTGCTTTTTAGGGTGCCAATCAACGCTAAAGGGATATCATTTCGGTGTCTTTCGCATTAGTAATGAATTTACGGATTTCACTCAGCGCTTTTGTTTTAGGTAAACTAGGAATTTAGTCATCAAAAATACTTGGCGATAATCCATACAACTATCATTTCGGGTtataaaaacgaagaaaaaaatcgCGTTATTTCCTTGGCACTTCCGACATTGGATTCTTTAGCACTCGATCAGTTTTACTATAGTTTTGCTATAGAATCCAATGTCTGAAGTGCCAAGGAAATAAcgtgaaatgcggccgccgcggccggggttcaatcccgcgacctcgggcttagcagcgcaacactatagccgctaagccaccacagcTGGTGGTcagttgaatatatatatatattcaacttaccaccagccgtggtggcttagaggctatctatgtcccgtgcattgggggcacgttaaaggtcctcaggcggtcaaaattaatccgcttCTTGATCAAATTATGAAGATCCGCTTCTTCATTTACGTTAGTCCACATGGACCCTAATCCCACACTGAGAGGCGGAGCTAGACGAACATTCCATCTTCAGAACTAAGCGCCAACAGACAAAGGACGTATAAAAGGAAACACTGGTCGGCTCTACGCTGTTCTGAATAAACGAATGTATACACCAACTTTCTGAGGTTTCGGTTCTCTTGATAACATTCCCTCCTCCCGTCCTTGCTTTCAACCCGTCATCGAGCTGGCCGCACGCTGCCGCCTCTTACCTTTCTCTTTTTCCCCCAACTCCCTTCCTCCGACACCGCGGTTGCCGTGTCCACCATATAGTTACTTCGGTTTTCCTCTTCCGATAGCCATATATAAATGTGCAGGCGTCACACCTGTGCGTCTCAAGTGcgtcaaaggaaaaaaaaaaagtttgaccaACACATTCATCGTCAAGGGAAGGATGCATATTGAACGTCAAGATTAAGTAGGGGGAGTCATCTGTGCGACAGCTGTCCAATACATGCTTTACCGCCGCACGATGCTCTTCGCATTGTTGCAGCTATAAAGATAAATGCGCGGATCACTGTCAAGTTACATGCTTTTTAATAATTTCTTTAAAAACTACTTTACGATTGTACGACTGCGGTAAAGACCTACATTTATGCTCGACGAAAATCTTGATTTCTTTCTACTtcacgtaagaaaaaaaaatccgcgcGATGGCAGGAGCCACCACGTGACAAAGAGAAACAAAGCACTGGCGTAACGGCTGGATACTTTGACTATAGGCCAAATacggtttatttattttctttagcCTACTGCGATGCTATTCGAGAGTCTAATTGACAGCTCCCCTCTCACGTGAGTTCATGAGCAGACAGAGGGAGCGCGCAGTAATATTTATGACCACCATACGTTTCTGCGCTTCGCCTTGTCGAAAGCAGTCCGCTTCATTTTGTTTCTCTGCGGCCAGCGGTTTTTGGGGGCTGTATATTTCATGCATGCATTCTTCGAGACGTCTCGTTCACTCGCTTCGCCCTCCCAACGTGTATCCATTATTTCCGTGCGTCTTCGCTGGCGAGTGTAACTTTGGACAGGGCAGCTGTGCCCGCCACGTTCCGGACGAACCCTTTCTCGTGCAGGTGACGTGTGTCGCTGGAGACCATTATAAAGTATAATTTGGTCCCCGCGAACTTGAATATTTAGCTAGGGCTCAGCACAAGAGACCTCAATCTATACCTGTGGAACTTAACCTGAGTCTCCTTTGAAATATTCTCCGCTAATGTACgcacacgcccacacacacaaACCAAGTTTCACGGCAGCTGTTGCGTAAATGACTGTCTGTCGTAACGCAAATACTTTTATGACAACTTGTATCGGTTTGCTTTCAATAATGGGCCTAGCTTTTGGACATGCTTTTGGTCACTATACATGAATTGATCACGTTTTATGAGTTCTGTTCCGGATAAATGCGTCCGTAAGCTCAAACTCGGTTCGGACGAAAGGCCGGGGTGAATCCATTATGAGTTTGAGCATTCATGGTGATGTACTTCGGTTCTTGGTGTACTTCAAGAACTACCACTTAGTTTCCGTGGCGACTCTTTTTGATTGTACTATAGTGAACGCAAGGTGGTTCCTAAgataaaaatcaaaataaaaatgtTTCTGAACTTAGGATTTATTGCGCTATGTTCCTGGGTACCACAAAGGCTCCAAATTTATCATGT is a window of Dermacentor silvarum isolate Dsil-2018 chromosome 4, BIME_Dsil_1.4, whole genome shotgun sequence DNA encoding:
- the LOC119449611 gene encoding beta-1,4-glucuronyltransferase 1-like, with the protein product MHRKLRKSVIWTALGASAVTLLFTCTTFKTCILRDGTPQKSAIEVPVLRSILSTYTDVFTLPPFRLDSQSLYRVYENAIEGDKRPFDRAVVCLSTIASLDHLHWLRELSEHWTGPVSVAVFFREDFDLQLMVTYVHVLRVCFPAIRENFSFHFMSPADRNDSGAKDTFAWEDVDKPLFCDSHRALLRAFLSITRRRGWPRLLFPQNHLRNVARDGCVSSPYFYATDVDVMPQYGLYDRLSAFLLRQPPCTKCLYVVPAFEGTEFVTHPRTKSALLSRTGNRKDFRVYHAVAFSKNQRATNFNKWRKVPSKSDLFVAYEAVFEFGYECFYVGPHDVPKFREIFIGYGFTRNVQTLEAHLAGFRFLVLSDAFAIHRGMRNTTTNDSVRNAEKMHNYRVFLSFRKTLQQRYGKGREFS